Proteins from a genomic interval of Trifolium pratense cultivar HEN17-A07 linkage group LG6, ARS_RC_1.1, whole genome shotgun sequence:
- the LOC123892812 gene encoding ethanolamine-phosphate cytidylyltransferase-like, which yields MGSNSVELLSEKHAAVKWVVGVMIVGVSLLGLYSSSGGPFGLWSNNRRRNKKPIRVYMDGCFDMMHYGHCNALRQARALGDQLIVGVVSDDEIIANKGPPVTPLHERLIMVNAVKWVDEVIPEAPYAITEEFMKKLFDEYNIDYIIHGDDPCVLPDGTDAYAHAKKAGRYKQIKRTEGVSSTDIVGRMLLCVRERTITDSHNHSSLQRQFSNGRGQKFDDSVGVVSSGTRVSHFLPTSRRIVQFSNGRSPGPDARIVYIDGAFDLFHAGHVEILRLARDRGDFLLVGIHTDQTVSATRGLHRPIMSLHERSLSVLACRYVDEVIIGAPWEVSKDMITTFNISLVVHGTTAENTDFQKEQSNPYAVPISLGIFQILDSPLDITTTTIIRRIVSNHEAYQKRNEKKGESEKKYYESKTHVSGD from the exons atgggTAGTAACAGTGTTGAATTGTTATCGGAAAAACATGCGGCGGTGAAGTGGGTTGTCGGAGTTATGATCGTTGGTGTATCACTATTGGGTCTATATTCATCTTCTGGTGGTCCATTTGGTTTATGGAGTAACAATAGAAGACGTAACAAAAAACCGATTCGTGTTTATATGGATGGTTGTTTTGATATGATGCATTATGGTCATTGTAATGCTTTGCGTCAGGCTCGTGCTCTTGGTGATCAATTAATTGTTGGTGTTGTTAGTGATGATGAAATTATTGCTAATAAGGGTCCTCCTGTTACCCCTTTACATGAAAG GTTGATTATGGTGAATGCTGTGAAGTGGGTTGATGAGGTTATTCCTGAAGCTCCATATGCCATAACTGAGGAATTCATGAAGAAGCTTTTTGATGAGTACAATATAGATTACATTATTCATGGAGATGATCCTTGTGTTCTTCCTGATGGAACTGATGCGTATGCTCATGCCAAAAAGGCTGGCCGTTATAAACAGATTAAGCGCACTGAAGGAGTTTCCAGCACTGATATCGTTG GTCGAATGCTTCTCTGCGTAAGAGAAAGGACTATTACTGACAGTCATAATCATTCTTCTTTACAAAGACAGTTCAGCAATGGCCGTGGTCAGAAGTTTGATGATAGTGTTGGTGTTGTTTCTAGTGGAACTCGTGTATCTCATTTTCTGCCTACATCTCGTAGAATTGTTCAGTTCTCAAACGGGAGG AGTCCAGGACCTGATGCGCGCATTGTATATATAGATGGAGCTTTTGATCTCTTTCATGCTGGACATGTGGAG ATCTTGAGGCTTGCTAGGGATCGTGGAGATTTTCTTCTTGTTGGAATACACACAGATCAGACAGTCAG TGCAACTAGGGGATTGCATCGTCCCATCATGAGTCTTCATGAAAGAAGTCTTAGTGTCTTAGCATGTCGCTATGTGGATGAGGTTATAATTGGTGCACCATGGGAAGTTTCCAAGGATATG ATCACAACATTTAACATCTCATTAGTTGTCCATGGAACCACTGCAGAAAATACTGATTTTCAGAAG GAACAATCAAATCCATATGCTGTTCCTATTAGCCTGGGCATATTCCAAATTTTAGATAGTCCCTTAGATATAACAACTACTACAATAATTAGGAGGATTGTATCAAATCATGAGGCATACCAG AAACGCAATGAGAAGAAGGGTGAAAGTGAGAAAAAATACTATGAGAGCAAGACTCACGTGTCTGGAGACTGA
- the LOC123892813 gene encoding probable serine/threonine-protein kinase PBL8 yields the protein MGNCGTREESAVVTNAQVQQLHPAAGARNQTSVTGGTTERKNSSLRHHLTDSASDLSDSCSTPRWNNANNNNTLLYTHVIAFTLYELETITKSFRTDYILGEGGFGTVYKGYIDENVRVGLKSLPVAVKVLNKEGLQGHREWLAEVNFLGQLRHPNLVKLIGYCCEDDHRLLVYEFMFRGSLENHLFRKATVPLSWGTRMMIALGAAKGLAFLHNAERPVIYRDFKTSNILLDSDYTAKLSDFGLAKAGPQGDETHVSTRVMGTYGYAAPEYVMTGHLTARSDVYSFGVVLLELLTGRKSVDKTRPGKEQSLVDWARPKLNDKRKLLQIIDPRLENQYSVRAAQKACSLAYYCLSQNPKARPLMSDVVETLEPLQSSSVGADEVSLSGSNSGSGGPFAMNKISDYRMRHKFSNNVGPGATCRSPNPNCPRGAPAALRVR from the exons ATGGGCAACTGCGGTACCAGAGAAGAATCCGCCGTAGTCACCAATGCTCAAG ttCAGCAGTTACATCCTGCTGCCGGAGCTAGAAACCAAACCTCCGTCACCGGCGGTACTACTGAGAGAAAAAACTCTAGTCTCCGACATCATCTAACCGATTCCGCTTCGGATCTGAGCGATTCTTGTTCAACACCTCGCTGGAACAACGCTAATAATAACAATACTCTTCTTTATACTCATGTTATAGCTTTCACGCTTTATGAACTCGAAACTATAACGAAGAGTTTTCGTACCGATTATATTTTGGGTGAAGGAGGGTTTGGTACTGTTTATAAAGGCTACATTGATGAAAATGTTAGGGTTGGACTTAAATCGCTTCCTGTTGCTGTTAAAGTTTTGAATAAAGAAGGGCTTCAAGGACATCGAGAGTGGCTT GCGGAGGTGAATTTTCTTGGACAGCTTAGGCATCCTAATCTTGTGAAGTTGATTGGTTACTGCTGTGAAGATGATCATAGGCTGCTTGTCTATGAATTCATGTTTCGAGGAAGTCTCGAAAATCATCTATTCCGAA AGGCAACTGTTCCTTTATCATGGGGTACAAGAATGATGATTGCTCTTGGTGCTGCCAAAGGACTTGCCTTTCTCCACAATGCAGAAAGGCCAGTAATATATCGCGACTTCAAGACGTCTAATATATTATTGGACTCT GACTATACAGCCAAGCTTTCTGATTTTGGTTTAGCTAAAGCAGGGCCTCAAGGTGATGAAACCCATGTATCCACCCGCGTTATGGGTACATATGGTTATGCTGCCCCTGAATATGTAATGACAG GCCACCTAACAGCTAGGAGTGATGTATATAGCTTTGGGGTTGTTCTTTTGGAGCTTTTAACAGGACGGAAGTCTGTTGACAAGACCAGACCTGGGAAAGAACAAAGCTTGGTAGATTGGGCACGTCCAAAGCTCAACGACAAAAGAAAGCTCCTACAAATAATCGATCCTAGACTGGAGAATCAATATTCAGTTAGGGCAGCACAGAAAGCATGCAGCCTGGCTTACTACTGTTTAAGTCAAAATCCGAAAGCGAGGCCACTGATGAGTGATGTAGTTGAGACACTGGAACCCTTACAAAGCTCTAGTGTTGGTGCAGATGAAGTCTCATTATCAGGATCAAATAGTGGGAGTGGCGGTCCTTTTGCTATGAATAAAATATCCGACTACCGGATGCGTCACAAGTTTTCAAACAACGTTGGTCCAGGTGCTACATGTCGGTCTCCAAACCCAAATTGCCCAAGAGGTGCTCCTGCAGCATTGCGTGTCAGATGA